In Pseudoroseomonas cervicalis, the DNA window CTCTCCGCCTGGCGCAGGCGGATCTCCACCGGGACGGGCATCAGCCTTCCAGGCGGCGCGCCTCGTCCGGCAGCATGATCGGGATGCCGTCGCGGATCGGATAGGCCAGGCCGGCCTGTTCGCTGACCAGCTCGCCCCGCTCGCGGTCATAGCGCAGCGGGCCCTTGGTCACCGGACAGACCAGGATTTCCAGCAGGCGGGGGTCGACCGGGCCGCCGGGGCTGGCCTGGGTCGCGGGATCGGTGTCGGTCACATTCGTCATGCCTCGGGATTCCTGCGCTGCGCCCGGCCGCCCGTCAACTGCGGCATGGGCGCGGAGGGGTGATTAGCTCGGCCGGTCCGAGGCGGCGGGGCCGGCCTGGCCCATGCGCAGCAGGGCGACCAGCATCTCCGCCCGGGCGAGGCTGTCGGGCGCCTCCAGCAGCGCCTGCTTCTCCGGGTCGGAGAAGGGGCAGACCATGCAGAGGCTGGTCACCAGCGCGGCCGGCTCGCTGCGCTCGATCGCCGGCCAGTCGGCCTGGATGCCCTGCGCCGCGAAATAGGGGCGCAGCGCCGCCAGCAGCGCCGCGCGGTCCGGCGCCGGCCCGGCCGGCGGCGCCAGATCGGCGCGATAGGCGCCATGATCGGCCCGCACCCGGCGGTAGCCGCGCGGGCTGTCCGCCAGCTCCTCCGCCACCGCGAAGCGGGCGATGCCGCGCAGCGTGATCAGGTAGCGCCCATCCTCCGTCTCGGCGAAGGAGGCGATGCGGCCAAGGCAGCCCGCCCGGTAGATGGTGGAGCGCCCGGCCGGCCGCGGCTTCGACGGGTCGGGCAGCAGCATGCCGAGGAAGCGGCCGGCGGCCAGCGCATCCTCGACCATCGCCAGGTAGCGCGGCTCGAAGATGTTCAGCGGCAGCCGCCCCCCCGGCAGCAGCAGGGCGCCGGCCAGCGGGAAGATCGGGATCTCCCGCGGCAGCGCCTCCGGCCGGGGCTGGAACGGGTCCATGCCCGGCCGCGCCGGTCAGCGGAACAGCAGGGTGGACAGGCCGCGGCGCGCCTTCACCGTGGCCGGATCCATCGGGCCCCAGGCCTCGAAGAATTTCAGCAGCTGCTTGCGCGCCGCCTCCTCGTTCCAGGCGCGGTCGCGCTTGATGGCGTCCAGCAGCGCCTGCGCCGCCTCCGCCCGCTGGTCCATGGCGTTCAGCGCCACCGCCAGCTCGATCCGCGCGGCATGGTCATCCGGGTCGGCGGCCAGGCGCTGCTCGAACTCGGCCAGCCGGGCGCGGGCCTCGCGCCCCTCGGCGGCCAGCTCCAGCGCGCTGCGCACGCCGGCGATCTCGGCATGGTTGCGGAGCTTCTCCGGCGCGTTCTCCACCACGGCCAGCGCCTGCTCCTCCTCGCCCAGCGCCATCAGGGCGCGGGCCAGGCCGGCGAGCGCCTCGGCATTCTCCGGCTCCTGCTGCGCCACGGCGGCGTAGATCTCGAGCGCGGCCTGGTGGTCGCCCTGCTCCACCGCCTGGCGGGCCTCGGCCAGCAGCTCGGCCGCCGGCATCTGCCCGCCCGCCAGCTTCAGCAGGGTCTCGACGAATTTCTTCAGCTCGGATTCCGGCAGGGCGCCCTGGAACAGATCGGCGATCTGCCCCTGCCAGAAGGCGACCACGGTCGGCACCGATTGCAGCGGCAGGCCCATCTGGGAGAGCTGCTGCACCAGGCCGCGATTCTGGTCGATGTCGATCTTGACCAGGCGCACCCGGCCCTGGGCGGCCTTGACCACCTTCTCCAGCGCGGGCGTCAGCGTCTTGCAGGGGCCGCACCAGGTGGCCCAGAAATCCACCAGCACCGGCACTTCGCGGCTGGCCTGGACCACGTCCTGCATGAAGCTGCGGGCGTCGCCATCCTTGATCAGCTCGGCGGCAGGGTTGGGGCGGTTGGGGTCGGTGATCACGTCCATGGGGAACCACTCCGGTCTTCCTGCCGCGCATAGATGCGCCGCGAGGCGCCATGCGCAAGGCGAAGACGGTGATAAGTCAGAACCATGGGATGAATTCGCGGCGCGGCGCCGCGTTGCAGCCCCGCCCCCGCCGTGTCGCGCAATCTGCGGGGCGCCGGCCCCCGCCGGCTCAGCCCTCGGGCAGGTCGAGCGGCTCCGGCGCATGGCCAAGCTCGCGCAGGAAGCGCAGCAGCCCCTCCGGCGCCAGGGCGGTGGAGGCGGTGTTCACCAGCGGGTGGACATGGATGCGCGGCGCTTCCAGCAGCATCCGGTCGATGGCGATGCGCACCCGGCCCGGCGGGCTGTTCACCATGGCCAGCGGGGTGACCGAGCCGGGGGTGACGCCGAGTTCCGCCCACAGCGCCTCGGCGCTGGCGAAGCTGGCGCGGGCGACGCCGAGCCCGCGCACCAGCGCATTGACCTTCACCTGCCGGTCGGATTCCAGCACCAGCAGCAGGAAGGGCCCCTCCCCCTTCGGCTGCAGGAACAGGTTCTTCACATGCAGCCCGGGCATGGCATCGCGCAGCGCCAGCCCGTCCGCCACGGTGAAGAGCGGCTTGTGCTGCAGCGTCTCGGCCGGGATGCCGAGCGCGGC includes these proteins:
- a CDS encoding Trm112 family protein, which translates into the protein MTNVTDTDPATQASPGGPVDPRLLEILVCPVTKGPLRYDRERGELVSEQAGLAYPIRDGIPIMLPDEARRLEG
- a CDS encoding LON peptidase substrate-binding domain-containing protein; amino-acid sequence: MDPFQPRPEALPREIPIFPLAGALLLPGGRLPLNIFEPRYLAMVEDALAAGRFLGMLLPDPSKPRPAGRSTIYRAGCLGRIASFAETEDGRYLITLRGIARFAVAEELADSPRGYRRVRADHGAYRADLAPPAGPAPDRAALLAALRPYFAAQGIQADWPAIERSEPAALVTSLCMVCPFSDPEKQALLEAPDSLARAEMLVALLRMGQAGPAASDRPS
- a CDS encoding tetratricopeptide repeat protein, which codes for MDVITDPNRPNPAAELIKDGDARSFMQDVVQASREVPVLVDFWATWCGPCKTLTPALEKVVKAAQGRVRLVKIDIDQNRGLVQQLSQMGLPLQSVPTVVAFWQGQIADLFQGALPESELKKFVETLLKLAGGQMPAAELLAEARQAVEQGDHQAALEIYAAVAQQEPENAEALAGLARALMALGEEEQALAVVENAPEKLRNHAEIAGVRSALELAAEGREARARLAEFEQRLAADPDDHAARIELAVALNAMDQRAEAAQALLDAIKRDRAWNEEAARKQLLKFFEAWGPMDPATVKARRGLSTLLFR
- a CDS encoding prolyl-tRNA synthetase associated domain-containing protein, producing the protein MSSAPLSPDLTPPTAPLRSGRPPETPEGVLARLAALGIPAETLQHKPLFTVADGLALRDAMPGLHVKNLFLQPKGEGPFLLLVLESDRQVKVNALVRGLGVARASFASAEALWAELGVTPGSVTPLAMVNSPPGRVRIAIDRMLLEAPRIHVHPLVNTASTALAPEGLLRFLRELGHAPEPLDLPEG